From one Erinaceus europaeus chromosome 4, mEriEur2.1, whole genome shotgun sequence genomic stretch:
- the LOC132538294 gene encoding low molecular weight phosphotyrosine protein phosphatase-like, whose protein sequence is MKKNGVPMGHVAQQIAKEDFASFDYILCMDESNLRDLNRKGNQVKNCKAKIELLGSYNPQKQLIIEDPYYGNDSKFETIYQQCVCCCRAFQEKAS, encoded by the coding sequence ATGAAGAAGAATGGTGTGCCCATGGGCCACGTGGCCCAGCAGATTGCCAAAGAAGACTTTGCCTCATTTGACTACATACTATGTATGGATGAAAGCAATCTGAGAGATCTGAATAGAAAAGGTAATCAAGTTAAAAACTGCAAAGCTAAAATTGAACTGCTGGGGAGCTATAACCCACAGAAGCAGCTAATCATCGAGGATCCCTATTATGGCAATGACTCCAAGTTTGAGACCATCTACCAGCAATGTGTGTGCTGCTGCCGAGCCTTCCAGGAGAAGGCCAGCTGA